From Haemorhous mexicanus isolate bHaeMex1 chromosome 1, bHaeMex1.pri, whole genome shotgun sequence, one genomic window encodes:
- the RHEB gene encoding GTP-binding protein Rheb has translation MPPSKSRKIAILGYRSVGKSSLTIQFVEGQFVDSYDPTIENTFTKLITVNGQEYHLQLVDTAGQDEYSIFPQTYSIDINGYILVYSVTSIKSFEVIKVIHGKLLDMVGKVQIPIMLVGNKKDLHMERVISYEEGKALAESWNAAFLESSAKENQTAVDVFKRIILEAEKIDGAASQGKSSCSVM, from the exons GAAAATCTTCACTGACGATCCAGTTTGTGGAAGGACAGTTTGTTGATTCATATGATCCAACCATAGAGAACA CTTTTACAAAACTGATCACAGTAAATGGCCAAGAATATCATCTTCAGCTGGTTGACACTGCTGGCCAG GATGAATACTCCATATTTCCTCAGACGTACTCCATAGACATCAATGGCTACATTCTTGTTTATTCAGTCACATCAATAAAAAG ttttgaaGTGATAAAAGTTATCCATGGCAAGTTATTGGATATGGTGGGAAAAGTCCA AATACCCATTATGCTGgttggaaataaaaaagaccTGCATATGGAACG GGTGATCAGCTATGAAGAAGGGAAAGCTTTGGCAGAATCCTGGAACGCAGCTTTCTTGGAATCTTCTGCTAAAGAAAATCAG ACTGCCGTTGATGTTTTTAAGAGGATAATTTTGGAGGCAGAAAAAATCGATGGGGCAGCTTCACAAGGGAAGTCTTCATGCTCAGTAATGTAA